In one Bacillus thuringiensis genomic region, the following are encoded:
- a CDS encoding non-ribosomal peptide synthetase, whose protein sequence is MKLAISYNEMVKEFLGKVEGNITIPKDVQGKEIRMKRKTELFLNLTHIVDLIGATATWLYHISKEKHIVVFYHVRGSLFPITIEVSNFLSYESLNLQIEEQLEQIKEINAEEIEEFQNGKKLYEMSPIIIGETYYELQDANTLQFVFSKNMQSVEIIFNSVNWKETTITRYAQQIQGVLIDKSQNDNKRIKHFNIITEAEMALYSQVNDTTAVYPEKSIVDMFYNTVTQFPNRIALSSREGTLTYEELNKKSNQIAHMLIKNGVRLGDYVGIFMKRSIDTVVSMVAILKAGAAYVPIDPDYPESRIQYIIQDSQAKVILMKETPITCDGVQTVSIYDSETCEDIDVKLSIHCDDVAYMIYTSGSTGNPKGTMLAHRGVVNLYTWMKKQYELTEEDVFAQFPSFSFDASVWESFASLFCGGNLYVLLEEERLSVEAFAHAIYKVKATSILALATIFVRQVATYLAEEDIYKLASLKRIAIGGEMLPVEVIKLWRERIGTNVEIHNVYGPTECTVVTTTYKIPSQLNEDVASIPIGKPCANYQVMILDENMNLCPIGVPGELYIDSVGLAKGYFNKPNKTIEAFIPNPFNPIVNIYKTGDMVKLLEDGNIEFLHRKDDQVKIRGHRIELGEIQSKISQNHNIKENAVFAKKSKEGSQYLIAFYTTLNKKEIPELVYQLQEQLPDYMVPSKLIYINELPLTPNKKIDVKKLAQLEEKYEPLRLQEYVAPSNKAEKQIANAWAEVLGISKIGVHDDFFTIGGHSLKVLRVLTLLKEDFSHLTIQDFFKERTIYGLARIEREVKVEKEEVFREYKVIHEPDTITYANVFEEKQISNVFLTGATGYLGSHILYELLRDTSATIYCLVRPTKDVQQRIIDTLTGYFNDICEEWLQRIQAVAGDLGEEYLGMSEEEFMFISSKMDTIIHCGADVRHFGDVKQFENINVQGTSRMLALAEKGATFHFISTIGIPLELAVDQWDTYMKTGDFNYSVDLENVYSNSKLQAENIVREAMKNGLRGNIYRAGNLACHSETGSFQQNIEGNAFYRLIKTMLLIGKAPNVKWKVDFTPIDFASKSIVSYLQDAQIVGETLHICHPHQIEFEQFIQLIGECGYNLEMVPLSEYENAGLELAKGNEVIAELIASQVAGDGAQQSEIVMGTRRTNEWIKKKELKVPAINKEFIQQLLAYGEKVGYFPKIMK, encoded by the coding sequence ATGAAATTAGCGATTTCTTATAATGAGATGGTAAAAGAATTTTTAGGAAAAGTAGAAGGAAATATTACAATACCTAAAGATGTGCAAGGAAAAGAAATTAGAATGAAAAGAAAAACGGAACTGTTTCTAAATTTGACTCATATTGTAGATTTAATAGGAGCGACTGCAACGTGGTTATATCATATTTCTAAAGAAAAACATATTGTCGTGTTTTATCATGTAAGAGGAAGTTTATTTCCGATTACTATTGAAGTTTCTAATTTTCTTTCCTATGAAAGTTTGAATCTACAGATTGAAGAGCAACTGGAACAAATTAAAGAAATAAATGCGGAAGAAATAGAAGAGTTTCAAAATGGTAAGAAATTATATGAAATGTCACCTATTATTATTGGTGAAACATATTATGAGCTACAAGATGCGAATACATTACAATTTGTATTTAGTAAAAATATGCAAAGTGTAGAAATAATATTTAATAGTGTTAATTGGAAAGAGACAACGATTACTCGTTATGCACAACAAATACAAGGTGTTTTAATTGATAAATCACAAAATGATAATAAACGCATAAAACATTTTAATATTATTACAGAGGCCGAGATGGCACTTTATAGTCAAGTGAATGATACGACAGCGGTATATCCTGAGAAAAGTATCGTCGATATGTTCTATAATACTGTTACTCAATTTCCAAATCGTATAGCTTTATCTTCAAGGGAAGGTACTTTAACTTATGAGGAGTTAAATAAAAAAAGTAATCAAATAGCTCATATGTTAATTAAAAACGGCGTGCGATTAGGAGACTATGTTGGAATATTTATGAAACGTAGCATAGACACAGTAGTAAGTATGGTAGCTATATTAAAAGCTGGTGCAGCGTATGTTCCAATTGATCCAGATTATCCCGAAAGTAGAATACAGTACATTATTCAAGATAGCCAAGCGAAAGTTATATTGATGAAAGAGACGCCTATAACATGTGATGGAGTTCAAACTGTTTCAATTTATGATAGTGAAACTTGTGAAGATATAGATGTAAAGTTGTCTATTCATTGTGATGATGTAGCTTATATGATTTATACATCTGGTTCAACAGGGAATCCAAAGGGAACGATGTTAGCACATAGAGGCGTTGTTAATCTGTATACTTGGATGAAAAAGCAATATGAATTGACAGAAGAGGATGTATTTGCCCAATTTCCTTCCTTTAGTTTCGATGCCTCTGTATGGGAGTCATTTGCTTCTTTATTCTGTGGAGGAAACTTGTATGTATTATTAGAGGAAGAGCGATTGTCTGTAGAAGCATTTGCACATGCAATCTATAAAGTGAAAGCAACTTCGATCTTGGCATTAGCAACAATTTTTGTTCGACAAGTAGCAACGTATTTAGCAGAAGAAGATATATATAAGCTAGCTTCCCTAAAAAGAATTGCGATTGGCGGTGAAATGTTGCCTGTAGAGGTTATTAAATTGTGGAGAGAAAGAATAGGTACAAATGTTGAAATTCATAATGTATACGGACCGACAGAATGTACTGTAGTGACGACAACCTATAAAATACCTAGTCAGTTAAATGAGGATGTTGCGAGTATTCCCATTGGTAAACCATGTGCTAATTATCAAGTTATGATTTTGGATGAGAATATGAATCTTTGTCCAATTGGTGTACCTGGTGAATTATATATAGATTCAGTAGGATTAGCAAAAGGGTATTTTAATAAACCTAATAAAACAATTGAAGCTTTTATTCCGAACCCTTTTAATCCTATAGTTAATATATATAAAACAGGTGATATGGTTAAGTTGCTAGAGGATGGAAATATAGAGTTTTTACATCGGAAAGATGATCAAGTAAAAATTAGAGGACATCGTATTGAACTAGGAGAAATCCAAAGTAAAATTTCTCAAAATCATAATATAAAAGAAAATGCTGTTTTTGCTAAGAAGAGTAAGGAAGGTAGCCAATATTTAATCGCGTTCTATACAACTTTAAATAAAAAAGAAATACCAGAATTAGTTTATCAGTTACAAGAGCAGTTACCAGATTATATGGTGCCATCTAAACTAATTTATATTAATGAATTACCACTTACACCTAATAAAAAGATTGATGTTAAAAAGTTAGCCCAGTTAGAAGAAAAGTATGAACCGCTTCGTCTACAAGAATATGTTGCACCTTCTAATAAAGCAGAGAAGCAAATAGCGAATGCTTGGGCGGAAGTATTAGGAATTTCAAAAATTGGAGTGCATGATGATTTCTTTACAATTGGTGGACACTCATTGAAAGTATTACGAGTATTAACATTGTTAAAAGAAGACTTCTCGCATTTAACAATTCAAGATTTCTTTAAAGAAAGAACGATATATGGATTAGCTCGAATTGAGCGAGAAGTAAAAGTAGAGAAAGAAGAAGTATTTCGGGAATATAAAGTAATTCACGAACCAGATACTATTACGTATGCAAACGTTTTTGAAGAAAAACAGATTTCAAATGTCTTTTTAACAGGAGCTACTGGTTATTTAGGATCACACATATTATATGAATTGCTAAGAGATACATCTGCTACTATTTATTGTTTAGTAAGACCAACCAAAGATGTGCAGCAAAGAATTATAGATACATTAACAGGCTATTTTAATGATATATGTGAAGAATGGTTACAGCGTATACAGGCCGTAGCTGGCGATCTAGGAGAAGAGTATCTTGGGATGAGCGAAGAAGAATTTATGTTCATCAGTTCTAAGATGGATACGATAATTCATTGCGGTGCAGATGTAAGACATTTTGGAGATGTAAAACAATTTGAAAATATAAATGTACAAGGGACTAGCCGTATGCTAGCATTAGCGGAAAAAGGCGCTACATTCCATTTTATTTCTACAATTGGTATCCCGTTAGAATTAGCGGTAGATCAATGGGATACATACATGAAAACTGGTGATTTTAATTACAGTGTAGACTTAGAGAATGTATATTCAAATAGTAAACTACAAGCGGAAAACATTGTTCGTGAAGCAATGAAAAATGGTTTGCGTGGAAATATTTATCGTGCAGGTAATTTAGCATGTCATTCAGAAACAGGTTCGTTCCAACAAAATATTGAAGGAAACGCATTTTATCGTCTTATTAAAACAATGCTATTAATTGGGAAAGCACCAAATGTGAAGTGGAAAGTTGATTTCACACCAATTGATTTTGCTAGTAAATCAATTGTATCGTATTTACAAGATGCGCAAATTGTAGGAGAGACGTTACATATTTGTCATCCACATCAAATTGAGTTTGAACAATTTATACAGCTAATTGGAGAGTGTGGATACAATCTTGAAATGGTTCCACTTTCAGAATATGAAAATGCCGGACTGGAATTAGCAAAGGGAAATGAAGTAATAGCAGAGTTAATTGCTTCTCAAGTTGCAGGAGATGGAGCACAGCAATCTGAAATTGTAATGGGTACGCGTAGAACGAATGAATGGATTAAGAAAAAAGAATTGAAAGTACCAGCAATTAATAAAGAATTTATACAGCAGTTATTAGCTTATGGTGAAAAAGTTGGATATTTTCCAAAAATAATGAAATGA
- a CDS encoding MTH1187 family thiamine-binding protein, translated as MSQQVTMSFSVVPQAKTKDVYSVVDKAIEVVQQSGVRYEVGAMETTLEGELDVLLDVVKRAQQACVDAGAEEVITSIKIHYRPSTGVTIDEKVWKYRDEYAKPEAI; from the coding sequence ATGTCACAACAAGTTACAATGTCATTTTCAGTAGTACCACAAGCGAAAACGAAAGATGTATATTCTGTTGTCGATAAAGCAATTGAAGTTGTGCAACAATCGGGAGTTCGTTATGAAGTAGGGGCAATGGAAACAACTTTGGAAGGAGAATTAGATGTACTTCTTGATGTCGTTAAACGTGCACAACAAGCTTGCGTCGATGCTGGAGCAGAAGAAGTGATTACTTCTATTAAAATCCATTATCGTCCAAGCACTGGTGTAACGATAGATGAAAAGGTTTGGAAGTACCGTGATGAATATGCAAAACCAGAAGCAATCTAA
- a CDS encoding ABC transporter permease yields the protein MNMQNQKQSKLITTIWLILLIAIWEGSVSLFKIEPWILPKPSAIVQELIGMKDLLLPNTMQTLQEVIIGLFFAILLGTSIAIIMDVIPLFRILINPLLVISQTIPIVVLAPLFIIWFGYGMLPKVMVVILVCFFPIALSILEGFQTVDKNMLKLLQTMKATKWQVYQKVKFPAVLPYFFSGLKIAVTYSVMGAIIGEWLGASEGLGVMLTRATKSFLTARVFGVAAIIVMVTLCLYFIVEFMARITAPWIYRKDGRK from the coding sequence ATGAATATGCAAAACCAGAAGCAATCTAAACTTATTACAACTATTTGGCTTATCCTTCTCATTGCGATATGGGAAGGATCTGTTTCATTATTTAAAATCGAACCGTGGATTTTACCAAAGCCTTCTGCCATTGTTCAAGAATTAATTGGGATGAAAGATTTACTATTACCAAATACGATGCAAACACTGCAGGAAGTTATAATTGGACTATTCTTTGCAATTTTATTGGGGACGAGCATCGCAATTATTATGGACGTTATACCGTTATTTCGTATTTTAATAAATCCATTGCTCGTTATTTCGCAAACAATTCCAATTGTTGTACTTGCACCGCTATTTATTATTTGGTTTGGATATGGGATGTTGCCGAAAGTAATGGTCGTAATACTCGTTTGTTTCTTCCCAATTGCGCTTAGTATTTTAGAAGGTTTTCAAACAGTAGATAAAAATATGCTGAAACTGTTACAAACAATGAAGGCGACGAAATGGCAAGTTTACCAGAAAGTAAAATTTCCAGCAGTGCTCCCATACTTTTTCTCAGGTTTAAAAATTGCAGTTACATATAGCGTAATGGGGGCAATTATCGGAGAATGGCTCGGTGCAAGTGAAGGATTAGGCGTTATGCTTACGAGGGCTACAAAATCCTTTTTGACTGCCCGAGTATTTGGTGTTGCAGCAATCATCGTTATGGTGACATTGTGCCTGTATTTTATCGTAGAGTTTATGGCAAGAATAACAGCACCATGGATATATAGAAAGGACGGCAGAAAATGA
- a CDS encoding ABC transporter substrate-binding protein, giving the protein MKKGLKVMLAALVAVGVAGCNPAKKEESKSKDQKVKVVLDWFPNTNHTGLYVAQTKDYYKKQGLDVEIIQPGDNVTAEQMIASGKADFAISAQENVTLARVEGIPVVSVGAIIQHNTSAFASLKKDNMTSPKDFEGKRYGGWGGPAEEATLKTIMDKHQADFNKVEKIILGQTDFFKSIGRDADFEWIYYGWDGIEAKRQGKELNTIMVKDLDPALDFYSPVIITSEKHTKQDKDFVKKFMSATTEGYNFAIKEPKEAADILIKAVPDVNKDLVQESQKWLSTKYQDDAKAWGVQKEEIWTNYMNFLYDNKVIKKKIDVKDAFTNEFLPSEK; this is encoded by the coding sequence ATGAAAAAAGGTTTGAAAGTTATGTTAGCTGCCTTAGTAGCGGTAGGCGTGGCTGGATGTAATCCGGCGAAGAAAGAAGAAAGTAAAAGTAAAGATCAAAAAGTAAAAGTAGTATTAGATTGGTTTCCAAATACGAATCATACTGGCTTATATGTAGCACAAACGAAAGATTATTACAAAAAGCAAGGATTAGATGTAGAAATTATTCAACCGGGTGACAATGTAACAGCAGAGCAAATGATAGCATCAGGAAAAGCTGACTTCGCAATAAGCGCACAAGAAAATGTAACGTTGGCTCGTGTGGAAGGGATTCCTGTTGTATCTGTCGGAGCGATTATTCAGCATAACACTTCAGCATTTGCATCACTTAAGAAAGATAATATGACGTCACCGAAAGATTTTGAAGGTAAACGTTACGGCGGCTGGGGAGGACCAGCAGAAGAAGCGACATTAAAGACGATTATGGATAAGCATCAAGCTGATTTTAATAAAGTTGAAAAAATCATCTTAGGACAAACCGATTTCTTTAAATCAATCGGCCGTGATGCAGACTTTGAATGGATTTATTACGGATGGGATGGAATTGAAGCGAAGCGCCAAGGAAAAGAGTTAAATACGATTATGGTAAAAGACTTAGACCCAGCGCTTGATTTCTATAGTCCTGTTATTATTACGAGTGAAAAACATACGAAGCAAGATAAAGACTTTGTGAAAAAGTTTATGAGTGCAACAACAGAAGGTTATAATTTTGCAATTAAGGAACCGAAAGAAGCTGCTGATATTTTAATTAAAGCTGTTCCAGATGTAAATAAAGATTTAGTTCAAGAAAGCCAAAAATGGTTAAGTACGAAGTATCAAGATGATGCTAAAGCATGGGGAGTACAGAAGGAAGAAATTTGGACGAATTACATGAATTTCTTATATGACAACAAAGTTATTAAAAAGAAAATCGATGTAAAAGATGCTTTTACAAATGAATTCCTTCCAAGTGAAAAATGA
- a CDS encoding ABC transporter ATP-binding protein: MSGLQIKNIVKSFDGKNVLEKISASIQEGEFVSFVGPSGCGKSTLLNMIANVEKPTSGNVTYNDKQVQEQDVVSYMPQQDLLLPWRSALQNIVLPLEIEGKPKKQRLTEGMEALKQFELDEYADHYPDELSGGMRQRISFLRTYLCEKPIMLLDEPFGKLDAFTKMEVHSWLLNSWHQEKQTIVMVTHDLDEAILLSDRVFILSQRPASIVGEVQVKLPRPRTMDMLTSLELKKDKEEILSVLAPYMKK, encoded by the coding sequence ATGAGCGGATTACAAATAAAAAATATAGTGAAATCTTTCGATGGAAAGAATGTACTAGAGAAGATTAGTGCCTCTATACAAGAGGGAGAGTTTGTCTCCTTTGTAGGCCCGAGTGGTTGCGGGAAAAGCACATTATTAAACATGATTGCAAATGTTGAAAAACCAACAAGCGGGAACGTAACGTATAACGATAAGCAAGTACAAGAGCAAGATGTTGTTAGTTATATGCCACAACAAGATTTATTACTACCGTGGCGATCAGCTTTGCAAAATATCGTTCTTCCGTTAGAAATTGAAGGAAAGCCGAAAAAACAAAGACTGACAGAAGGAATGGAAGCATTAAAGCAGTTCGAACTAGATGAATATGCAGACCATTATCCAGATGAATTGTCTGGTGGTATGCGTCAAAGAATTAGTTTTCTGCGCACCTATTTATGTGAAAAGCCAATTATGCTGCTTGATGAGCCTTTTGGAAAGTTAGATGCATTTACAAAAATGGAAGTACATAGCTGGCTTTTAAACTCTTGGCATCAAGAGAAGCAAACAATCGTTATGGTGACACATGACTTAGATGAGGCAATCTTGCTGTCTGACCGTGTATTTATTTTATCTCAAAGACCAGCGTCAATAGTTGGCGAGGTACAAGTGAAATTACCTAGGCCGAGAACGATGGATATGTTAACATCACTCGAATTAAAAAAGGATAAAGAAGAGATTTTAAGTGTGTTAGCTCCTTATATGAAAAAATAG
- a CDS encoding glycosyl hydrolase family 18 protein, which translates to MRSQKFTLLLLSILLFLPLFLTNFITPNLALADSPKQSQKIVGYFPSWGVYGRNYQVADIDASKLTHLNYAFADICWNGKHGNPSTHPDNPNKQTWNCKESGVPLQNKEVPNGTLVLGEPWADVTKSYPGSGTTWEDCDKYARCGNFGELKRLKAKYPHLKTIISVGGWTWSNRFSDMAADEKTRKVFADSTVAFLRAYGFDGVDLDWEYPGVETIPGGSYRPEDKQNFTLLLQDVRNALNKAGAEDGKQYLLTIASGASQRYADHTELKKISQILDWINIMTYDFHGGWEATSNHNAALYKDPNDPAANTNFYVDGAINVYTNEGVPVDKLVLGVPFYGRGWKSCGKENNGQYQPCKPGSDGKLASKGTWDDYSTGDTGVYDYGDLAANYVNKNGFVRYWNDTAKVPYLYNATTGTFISYDDNESMKYKTDYIKTKGLSGAMFWELSGDCRTSPKYSCSGPKLLDTLVKELLGGPISQKDTEPPTNVKNIVVTNKNSNSVQLNWTASTDNVGVTEYEITAGEEKWSTTTNSITIKNLKPNTEYTFSVIAKDAAGNKSQPTALTVKTDEANTTPPDGNGTATFSVTSNWGSGYNFSIIIKNNGTTPIKNWKLEFDYSGNLTQVWDSKISSKTNNHYVITNAGWNGEIPPSGSITIGGAGTGNPAELLNAVISEN; encoded by the coding sequence ATGAGGTCTCAAAAATTCACACTGCTATTACTATCCATACTACTTTTCTTACCTCTTTTTCTCACAAATTTTATTACTCCAAATCTCGCATTAGCAGATTCACCAAAGCAAAGTCAAAAAATTGTTGGGTACTTTCCTTCGTGGGGGGTTTACGGACGTAATTATCAAGTTGCTGACATTGATGCATCAAAACTTACTCACCTTAACTATGCTTTCGCGGATATTTGTTGGAATGGAAAACATGGAAACCCTTCTACTCATCCTGATAATCCAAATAAACAAACGTGGAACTGTAAAGAATCTGGTGTACCATTGCAAAATAAAGAGGTTCCTAATGGTACTCTCGTACTCGGGGAACCATGGGCTGATGTTACCAAATCGTATCCTGGCTCAGGGACAACTTGGGAAGATTGCGATAAATATGCCCGTTGCGGAAATTTCGGTGAACTAAAACGATTAAAAGCTAAATATCCTCACTTAAAAACAATTATTTCCGTTGGTGGCTGGACTTGGTCTAACCGCTTTTCTGATATGGCCGCTGATGAAAAAACAAGAAAAGTATTTGCTGACTCTACAGTAGCTTTTCTTCGCGCATATGGGTTTGATGGCGTAGATTTAGACTGGGAATATCCGGGCGTTGAAACGATTCCTGGTGGTAGTTATCGTCCTGAAGATAAACAAAATTTCACTCTCCTTCTTCAAGACGTCCGAAATGCTTTGAATAAAGCAGGTGCTGAAGATGGCAAACAATATTTACTAACAATCGCTTCAGGCGCAAGCCAACGCTACGCTGATCATACAGAGCTAAAGAAAATTTCTCAAATACTCGATTGGATTAATATTATGACATATGATTTCCACGGCGGATGGGAAGCTACTTCTAATCATAATGCAGCTCTATATAAGGATCCAAATGACCCAGCAGCAAATACGAATTTTTACGTAGATGGTGCTATAAATGTTTATACAAATGAAGGTGTTCCAGTCGATAAACTAGTATTAGGCGTACCCTTTTACGGACGTGGCTGGAAAAGTTGTGGCAAGGAAAATAACGGACAATATCAACCTTGCAAACCAGGTAGTGATGGGAAACTTGCTTCTAAAGGTACTTGGGATGATTATTCTACCGGTGACACGGGTGTGTATGATTACGGTGATTTAGCAGCCAATTACGTTAATAAAAATGGTTTTGTACGCTACTGGAATGACACAGCTAAAGTACCTTATTTATATAATGCAACTACAGGCACATTTATTAGCTACGATGACAATGAATCTATGAAATACAAAACAGACTATATAAAGACGAAAGGTTTAAGTGGAGCAATGTTTTGGGAACTAAGCGGAGATTGCCGTACAAGTCCAAAATATAGTTGCAGTGGTCCAAAATTACTTGATACGCTAGTAAAAGAATTACTTGGTGGACCTATTAGTCAAAAAGATACTGAGCCACCAACGAATGTTAAAAACATTGTAGTTACGAATAAAAATTCAAATTCAGTTCAATTAAACTGGACTGCATCTACTGATAACGTAGGAGTTACGGAATATGAAATTACTGCTGGAGAAGAGAAATGGAGTACAACAACAAATAGCATTACAATTAAAAACTTAAAACCTAATACAGAATACACATTTTCAGTAATTGCCAAAGATGCTGCTGGAAATAAATCACAACCTACCGCTCTTACTGTCAAAACGGATGAAGCTAATACGACACCTCCTGATGGAAATGGCACTGCTACATTTTCAGTCACTTCGAATTGGGGCAGCGGTTATAACTTCTCGATTATAATCAAAAATAATGGAACGACTCCTATTAAAAATTGGAAATTAGAATTTGATTATAGCGGCAATTTAACACAAGTTTGGGATTCTAAAATTAGTAGTAAAACAAATAACCATTATGTAATTACGAACGCAGGATGGAATGGCGAAATTCCTCCTAGTGGATCTATTACAATTGGCGGTGCAGGAACGGGTAATCCTGCCGAACTTTTAAATGCCGTAATTAGCGAAAACTAG
- a CDS encoding DUF1992 domain-containing protein, which yields MDVFLNIAEEKIRQAIRNGDLDYLPGKGKPLQLEDLSMVPPELRMSYKILKNAGMIPPEMELQKDILKIEDLIACCYDEEERKKLREELTAKTLRFQQAMEKRKIKDSSAFRMY from the coding sequence GTGGATGTGTTTTTGAACATTGCTGAAGAAAAAATTCGACAAGCAATACGGAATGGTGATCTTGATTATCTTCCGGGAAAAGGAAAACCACTACAATTAGAAGATCTTTCAATGGTACCTCCAGAACTTAGAATGAGTTATAAAATTTTAAAAAATGCGGGAATGATTCCACCAGAAATGGAACTACAAAAAGATATATTAAAAATAGAGGATCTAATTGCTTGCTGTTATGATGAAGAAGAGAGAAAGAAATTACGAGAAGAGTTAACAGCAAAAACTCTGCGTTTTCAGCAGGCAATGGAAAAGAGAAAGATTAAAGATAGTTCAGCTTTTCGTATGTATTAA
- a CDS encoding thioredoxin family protein, which translates to MNTFKTIEELATYIKEQQLVLLFIKTENCGVCDVMLRKVNCVLENYDYVEKIEILLQDMQEIAGRYGVFTGPTILLFHNGKEILRESRFISLENLERTIQLFEE; encoded by the coding sequence ATGAATACATTTAAAACGATAGAAGAATTAGCGACCTATATCAAAGAACAACAATTGGTACTTCTGTTTATTAAAACGGAAAATTGTGGTGTTTGTGATGTTATGCTAAGAAAAGTAAATTGCGTATTAGAGAATTATGATTACGTAGAGAAAATAGAGATATTACTACAAGATATGCAAGAGATTGCGGGGCGATATGGAGTATTTACAGGGCCAACAATTTTATTATTTCATAATGGAAAAGAAATTCTTCGTGAATCACGCTTCATTTCACTTGAAAATCTAGAAAGAACCATTCAATTATTCGAGGAATAA
- a CDS encoding TetR/AcrR family transcriptional regulator produces MRRSAEEIKKEIAYKAESLFSQKGYAATSMEEICEITERSKGSIYYHFKSKEELFLFVVKQHTYDWIEKWNEKEKLYSTSTEKLYGLAEYHVEDIQQPISNAIEEFSMSQVVSKEILDELLALTRESYVMFEKLIEVGIQSGEFREDNTRDLMYIVNGLLSGLGVLYYELDYKELKRIYKKAIDVLLKGMAAE; encoded by the coding sequence ATGAGAAGAAGCGCAGAAGAGATAAAGAAAGAAATTGCATATAAAGCAGAAAGTCTATTTTCACAGAAGGGCTACGCAGCTACATCTATGGAAGAGATTTGTGAAATTACAGAGCGAAGTAAAGGAAGTATTTATTATCACTTTAAAAGTAAAGAAGAATTATTTTTATTTGTAGTGAAACAGCATACGTATGATTGGATTGAAAAATGGAATGAAAAAGAGAAGTTGTATAGCACTAGTACTGAAAAACTATATGGTCTCGCGGAATATCATGTAGAGGACATACAGCAACCAATTTCAAATGCAATAGAGGAATTCTCTATGAGCCAAGTTGTAAGTAAAGAGATTCTGGATGAACTGTTAGCTTTAACTAGAGAATCATATGTTATGTTTGAGAAATTAATTGAAGTAGGTATACAGTCTGGAGAGTTCCGTGAAGATAATACTCGTGATCTTATGTATATTGTGAACGGATTATTATCAGGACTTGGAGTGCTTTACTACGAATTAGATTATAAAGAGCTGAAACGTATTTATAAAAAGGCAATAGATGTATTGTTAAAAGGAATGGCAGCTGAATAA